The following coding sequences are from one Salvia hispanica cultivar TCC Black 2014 chromosome 3, UniMelb_Shisp_WGS_1.0, whole genome shotgun sequence window:
- the LOC125217143 gene encoding uncharacterized protein LOC125217143 has translation MVAEVVQGIKGEAEVEEALGEEATRLCVSFVKSQDTQQLSAGIFLSKIILLLKCSRSEETHISSKVQLTLFSQCLELLQPLFLLEISLSTSYDLGASSSWYPDSGATHHVATSTSVLSKWRIFAPRKSFSRELLSKVFTIS, from the exons ATGGTGGCAGAGGTGGTTCAAGGAATCAAAGGGGAGGCAGAGGTGGAAGAGGCTTTGGGAGAGGAAGCAACAAGATTATGTGTCAGCTTTGTGAAAAGCCAGGACACTCAGCAGCTAAGTGCTGGCATCTTTTTGagcaaaattatactcctccTCAAATGCAGCAGATCAGAGGAAACTCACATCAGTAGCAAAGTTCAGCTCACATTGTTCAGTCAGTGCCTAGAACTCCTACAGCCCCTCTTTCTGTTGGAAATCAGTCTGAGTACCAGCTATGATCTTGGTGCATCTTCAAGCTGGTATCCGGATTCTGGAGCCACACACCATGTGGCAACCTCAACATCAGTTCTGAGTAAGTGGAG GATCTTTGCACCAAGGAAGTCGTTCTCAAGGGAACTCTTGAGCAAGGTCTTTACCATTTCCTAG
- the LOC125209581 gene encoding endoglucanase 11-like — protein sequence MPKYNSLVVVILVLTTLAFSESFNYGDALSKSLLYFEAQRSGRLPHTQRVKWRDDSGLLDGLEQGVDLVGGYYDAGDNVKFGLPMAYTITLLSWSVVQYRDEIGGAGELDVALEAIKWGTDYFIKAHPQPHVLWAQVGDGDTDHLCWQRPEDMTTSRRAYKVDEENPGSEVVAETAAAMAAASIVYSETKPDYSRLLLEHAIQLFEFGDKYRGRYDESIPVVKGYYPSASGYKDELLWAALWLYKATDNLTYLNYAIQNGESFGGTTWAIAEFSWDVKYAGVQAIAAMLPTEGRSEEEKKILKQYRSKAEFYICACLNMNNSTNVKRSPGGLLYTRQWNNLQYVSNGLLVLTTYSDHLRWSKQSLGCEAGVVGWHEILSFVKSQIDYILGANPMGVSYLVGVELSYPKRVHHRGASAVSYRDSKVFVGCMQGYYSWLLREAPNPNVLVGALVGGPDLYDQFRDSRFNFAQTEACTYNTASLVGVLAKLNVPTPNKSLSDT from the exons ATGCCTAAATACAACTCGTTAGTGGTGGTGATTTTGGTCCTCACCACTCTCGCATTTTCCGAATCCTTCAACTATGGGGACGCTCTATCAAAGAGCCTCCTCTACTTTGAGGCGCAGCGCTCTGGCCGGCTCCCTCACACCCAGAGAGTGAAGTGGCGCGACGACTCTGGCCTCCTTGATGGCCTCGAACAAGGG GTGGACTTGGTGGGAGGCTACTATGATGCCGGTGACAATGTGAAGTTTGGGCTGCCAATGGCCTACACAATTACTCTGCTTTCATGGAGTGTTGTTCAATATCGGGACGAAATAGGTGGCGCCGGCGAGCTCGATGTGGCCCTTGAAGCCATCAAATGGGGGACTGATTATTTCATCAAAGCTCATCCTCAGCCTCATGTTCTCTGGGCTCAA GTAGGAGATGGCGATACCGATCACCTCTGTTGGCAGCGGCCGGAGGACATGACGACATCCCGGCGCGCGTACAAGGTGGATGAGGAGAACCCCGGCAGTGAGGTGGTGGCGGAGACGGCGGCGGCTATGGCTGCAGCCTCCATTGTGTATAGCGAAACGAAGCCGGACTACTCCCGACTTCTTTTGGAACACGCGATACAG TTGTTTGAGTTTGGGGATAAATATAGAGGGAGATATGATGAGAGCATTCCAGTGGTGAAAGGGTACTATCCATCAGCGAGTGGGTACAAAGATGAGCTGCTGTGGGCTGCATTGTGGTTGTACAAAGCCACCGACAATCTCACTTATTTGAACTATGCCATTCAAAATGGGGAGTCATTTGGTGGAACCACTTGGGCCATCGCTGAGTTCAGCTGGGATGTTAAGTATGCTGGTGTTCAAGCCATTGCCGCCATG TTACCAACGGAAGGGAGgagtgaagaagaaaagaaaatcctAAAGCAATACCGATCAAAGGCAGAATTCTACATATGTGCTTGCTTGAACATGAACAACTCGACAAACGTGAAGCGCAGCCCGGGTGGCCTACTCTACACCCGTCAATGGAACAACTTGCAATACGTATCGAACGGGCTGCTTGTGCTGACAACCTACTCGGACCACCTCCGTTGGAGCAAGCAGAGCCTTGGGTGCGAGGCGGGTGTGGTGGGGTGGCATGAGATCCTGTCGTTTGTAAAGTCACAAATTGACTATATTCTGGGCGCGAACCCCATGGGAGTGAGCTACTTGGTGGGAGTGGAGCTGTCGTACCCGAAGAGGGTGCACCACAGGGGAGCATCGGCCGTGTCATATAGAGATAGCAAGGTTTTTGTTGGGTGCATGCAGGGCTACTATAGTTGGCTCCTTCGCGAAGCTCCCAACCCTAATGTACTGGTCGGGGCCCTTGTAGGGGGCCCCGATCTGTACGATCAATTCAGAGACAGCAGGTTTAACTTTGCACAAACCGAAGCCTGCACCTACAACACTGCATCTCTTGTTGGAGTTTTGGCCAAATTGAATGTACCTACTCCAAATAAATCTCTCTCTGACACATAG